The proteins below are encoded in one region of Nocardioides marmorisolisilvae:
- a CDS encoding acyl-CoA carboxylase subunit beta, with amino-acid sequence MQVLPDRVDASASEFQQNRQHLLQKLAELDGVLAATLAGGGEKSVARHRARGKMLARERIELLLDEDSAFLELMPFVGWHSEFTVGASLVTGIGVIEGVEVMVIAHDPTVRGGTLNPHSFKKVSRAMEIAKENRLPIMTLVESGGADLPTQAEVAIPGGRMFRDLTDHSAAGLPTIALVFGNATAGGAYMPGMSDYVVMVRERSKVFLGGPPLVKMATGEESDDESLGGAEMHARTSGLADYLAENEVDAIRIGREIVRRLNWRKLGPGPSEPPDEPLYPADQLLGIPSHEPKVPFDPRDVLARIVDGSRFDEFKPLYGTSLVTGWASLHGYPLGVLANARGVLLNEEAEKAAQFIQLANQVDTPLLFLQNTTGYMVGKTYEQNGIIKDGAKMINAVTNSRVPHLTVNIGVSYGAGNYGMCGRAFGPRFLFSWAHSKTAVMGPQQLAGVMSIVAEQSAADRGVRFDKKADARMREAVQAQIEREETALANSSRVYDDAVIDPRDTRAVLGICLSVVHSTEIRGQRGYGVFRM; translated from the coding sequence ATGCAGGTACTGCCAGATCGCGTGGATGCCTCGGCCAGCGAATTCCAGCAAAATAGGCAACACCTCCTCCAAAAACTGGCGGAACTCGACGGTGTCCTCGCTGCAACGCTTGCCGGTGGCGGCGAAAAGTCTGTAGCGCGGCATCGCGCACGGGGAAAGATGCTGGCGCGCGAACGCATCGAGCTTCTGCTCGACGAGGACTCGGCGTTCCTGGAGCTCATGCCTTTCGTCGGGTGGCACAGTGAGTTCACGGTGGGAGCCAGCCTGGTGACAGGCATTGGAGTCATCGAGGGCGTGGAGGTCATGGTGATTGCACACGATCCGACGGTGCGGGGCGGCACGTTGAATCCGCACAGTTTCAAGAAGGTCTCACGGGCGATGGAAATCGCGAAGGAGAACCGGCTGCCAATTATGACGCTCGTGGAGTCGGGAGGCGCGGACCTTCCGACCCAGGCGGAGGTGGCGATTCCGGGCGGTCGCATGTTCCGCGACCTGACTGACCATTCCGCGGCCGGCCTACCCACGATTGCCTTGGTCTTCGGCAATGCAACTGCCGGCGGTGCCTACATGCCAGGCATGTCCGATTACGTGGTCATGGTGCGCGAGCGATCAAAGGTCTTTCTCGGGGGGCCGCCACTGGTCAAGATGGCTACCGGAGAAGAGTCCGACGACGAGTCGCTCGGCGGAGCGGAGATGCACGCCCGGACCTCTGGGCTCGCCGACTATCTTGCGGAGAATGAGGTAGACGCAATCCGTATCGGTAGGGAGATTGTACGACGGTTGAACTGGCGCAAGTTGGGACCGGGGCCCAGCGAACCGCCCGACGAGCCGCTTTACCCCGCAGATCAGCTCCTGGGCATCCCCTCGCACGAGCCAAAGGTGCCGTTTGATCCGCGTGACGTGCTCGCCAGAATCGTTGACGGATCGCGGTTCGATGAGTTCAAACCCCTCTATGGCACCTCCCTCGTGACCGGCTGGGCGTCCCTCCACGGTTACCCGCTGGGCGTGCTGGCCAATGCCCGAGGCGTGCTCCTGAACGAGGAGGCCGAGAAGGCAGCCCAGTTCATACAGTTGGCTAACCAGGTCGATACCCCTCTGCTGTTCCTGCAGAACACGACGGGCTACATGGTGGGCAAGACCTACGAGCAGAACGGGATCATCAAGGACGGAGCCAAAATGATCAATGCGGTCACCAATAGTCGAGTGCCGCATCTGACCGTGAACATCGGCGTCTCATACGGTGCAGGAAACTACGGAATGTGTGGTCGTGCCTTCGGCCCCCGCTTCCTTTTTTCCTGGGCCCACTCCAAGACTGCGGTCATGGGTCCCCAGCAACTAGCGGGCGTGATGTCGATCGTGGCTGAGCAGTCCGCTGCCGACAGGGGCGTTCGGTTCGATAAGAAGGCGGACGCGCGAATGCGCGAGGCAGTGCAGGCCCAGATCGAGCGTGAGGAGACGGCGTTGGCCAACAGCTCAAGGGTGTACGACGACGCGGTTATCGATCCGCGTGACACTCGGGCCGTTCTTGGCATATGCCTGTCGGTCGTCCACAGCACCGAAATCCGTGGTCAGCGCGGCTACGGCGTCTTCAGGATGTGA
- a CDS encoding AMP-binding protein → MDAFTYDRDHETLSDRLVAARAQNPHREAVVCYEDDGERVRRLTYDQLYTQAGEVAKGLSSRGIGHGDHVVVWLPNSIEWVLFQHATAMLGAVFVPANSFYRQSEFEYLLRQSDSVALIYTPRFLNVNYEQILQNLLPELSGSAAGGDGRFDRFPMLRDVVCVGDPSLTGVIGLDELVNAGRSLSDEEILKLTANVKPSDTLMIMYTSGTTGEPKGCLLSHANLLENAWHFSEAMELDSESRYLIPIPFFHNGGCVLGLLSALQRKSTLISMDRFVPPLALRILAEEKCTHTGGVPTIYITMLHDSSLPDWDFGPLRMAFMAGAPCPVETCKAVEGAFGLTLIIGLGMTESSPLITISSRTDPLTQRVGSVGRPKGCEAKVIDPVTGEEVGPGVDGELCTRGPNVMQGYYKMPRETSRAIDEDGWLHTGDMVRWDEDGFYYITGRLKDLYIVGGENVAPAEVEAFMRTHPAVQDAYLVGVPDEKYGEVGLAVVQLKEGQEATEAQLIDYCRGRLASYKVPRYVQFVSEYPLTPAGKVKKFVLQHQYAEALGIKAGE, encoded by the coding sequence ATGGATGCGTTTACGTACGACCGCGATCACGAGACCTTGTCGGACCGTCTCGTCGCCGCGCGGGCGCAGAATCCCCATCGAGAAGCGGTCGTCTGCTATGAAGACGACGGCGAGCGAGTGCGACGGCTGACCTATGACCAGCTCTACACCCAGGCCGGGGAGGTCGCCAAGGGGTTGAGTTCGCGGGGTATCGGTCATGGAGACCACGTCGTGGTATGGCTGCCAAACAGCATCGAGTGGGTGCTGTTCCAGCACGCCACCGCGATGCTGGGAGCCGTCTTCGTGCCGGCGAACTCCTTCTATCGGCAGTCCGAGTTCGAGTATCTGCTCCGGCAGTCTGATTCGGTGGCTCTAATTTACACTCCGCGATTTCTTAATGTCAATTACGAGCAAATCCTCCAAAATCTGTTGCCTGAGTTAAGCGGCTCCGCTGCTGGTGGCGACGGCCGATTCGACCGGTTTCCGATGCTGCGGGACGTAGTTTGCGTGGGGGATCCCAGTCTAACCGGAGTCATTGGCCTCGACGAGCTAGTGAATGCCGGGCGCTCCCTCAGTGACGAGGAGATTCTCAAGCTCACAGCCAACGTCAAGCCCAGCGACACGCTCATGATCATGTACACGTCCGGCACTACCGGGGAACCGAAGGGCTGTCTGCTGTCTCACGCGAATCTGTTGGAGAACGCGTGGCATTTCAGTGAGGCCATGGAACTTGATAGCGAAAGCAGGTATCTCATTCCAATTCCGTTCTTCCATAACGGCGGCTGTGTCCTTGGCCTGCTGAGCGCTCTTCAAAGGAAATCCACGCTGATCTCCATGGACCGCTTTGTTCCTCCCCTCGCCTTGCGTATCTTGGCTGAGGAAAAGTGCACTCATACAGGTGGAGTCCCCACCATCTACATCACGATGCTGCACGATTCGAGCCTTCCCGATTGGGACTTCGGCCCATTGAGGATGGCGTTCATGGCGGGCGCGCCGTGCCCGGTCGAAACGTGCAAGGCGGTGGAGGGCGCCTTCGGGCTGACGCTGATCATCGGACTGGGCATGACCGAAAGCTCGCCGCTGATCACCATTTCCAGCCGGACCGATCCCCTCACTCAGCGAGTCGGCTCTGTGGGCCGCCCCAAGGGATGTGAAGCCAAGGTCATCGACCCAGTTACTGGGGAAGAAGTGGGACCAGGAGTGGATGGCGAGCTTTGTACTCGAGGGCCCAACGTCATGCAGGGCTACTACAAGATGCCTCGGGAGACGTCCAGAGCGATCGACGAGGACGGATGGTTGCACACCGGGGACATGGTCAGGTGGGACGAAGACGGCTTCTATTACATCACGGGTCGTCTGAAGGACCTGTACATCGTCGGGGGGGAGAACGTTGCTCCGGCCGAGGTAGAAGCTTTTATGCGGACTCACCCTGCCGTCCAAGACGCCTATCTCGTCGGCGTTCCGGATGAAAAGTACGGGGAGGTGGGCCTTGCAGTGGTCCAACTGAAGGAAGGCCAGGAGGCGACCGAAGCGCAACTGATCGATTACTGCCGTGGACGGCTCGCCAGTTATAAGGTGCCTCGCTACGTTCAGTTCGTCTCCGAGTACCCCCTGACGCCGGCGGGCAAGGTTAAGAAGTTCGTGCTCCAGCATCAATATGCCGAAGCCCTAGGGATCAAAGCGGGTGAATAA
- a CDS encoding acyl-CoA dehydrogenase family protein, producing the protein MDFRETEEQHALREAVGKLGRSFGHEYFVETSKSGGTSTELWQMAGKYGFLGVNLAEEYGGGGAGVYELQIVAEELAAAGCPLLMLVVSPAICGSIIQTFGTEAQRERWLRNIISGESIMSFAITEPDAGSNSHNLSTTAARDGGDYVLRGTKYYISGVDEADAILVVTRTGTDDAGRGQLSLIVVPTDAPGLSKTVIPVEMTAPEKQFTLFFDDVRVPAENLIGTEGDGLRQVFQGLNPERIMGAAVGNGIARYALEKAAEYACERQVWGVPIGTHQGVAHPLAHARINADLARLMTQRAAWLHDERDPLAGEAANMAKFAAAEAGIAALDQAIQTHGGNGLSTEYGLATLWGPMRLMRTAPISREMILNYVARHSLGLPSSY; encoded by the coding sequence GTGGATTTTCGCGAAACGGAAGAGCAGCACGCGCTGCGTGAGGCCGTCGGCAAGCTCGGACGATCGTTCGGCCACGAGTACTTCGTCGAGACGTCGAAGTCTGGTGGCACGAGCACCGAACTCTGGCAGATGGCAGGAAAGTACGGCTTCCTTGGAGTGAACCTGGCAGAGGAGTACGGCGGCGGCGGCGCCGGGGTCTACGAATTGCAAATCGTGGCAGAGGAGTTGGCTGCCGCCGGCTGTCCGCTGCTCATGCTGGTGGTCTCCCCTGCCATTTGTGGCTCCATCATTCAGACCTTCGGCACCGAGGCGCAGCGTGAGCGCTGGCTGCGGAACATCATCAGCGGAGAGTCCATCATGTCCTTCGCCATCACCGAGCCCGACGCCGGATCGAACTCACACAACCTGTCGACCACCGCCGCCCGCGACGGCGGCGACTATGTGCTTCGCGGCACCAAGTACTACATCTCTGGTGTCGACGAGGCTGACGCCATCCTCGTCGTGACCCGGACCGGCACCGACGATGCGGGGCGTGGTCAACTGAGCCTCATCGTGGTTCCCACGGATGCCCCAGGCCTGTCGAAGACGGTGATCCCCGTTGAGATGACTGCGCCGGAGAAACAGTTCACGCTCTTCTTCGACGATGTCCGGGTCCCTGCGGAGAACCTGATCGGTACCGAGGGCGACGGTCTACGCCAGGTCTTCCAAGGTCTCAATCCCGAACGCATCATGGGTGCCGCCGTCGGCAACGGCATCGCTCGATACGCCCTGGAAAAGGCCGCAGAATACGCCTGCGAGCGCCAGGTCTGGGGTGTTCCCATCGGTACACACCAAGGCGTGGCGCACCCTCTTGCGCATGCGAGGATCAACGCCGACCTCGCCCGGCTAATGACGCAGCGCGCCGCGTGGTTACACGATGAAAGAGATCCCCTGGCCGGGGAGGCCGCGAACATGGCTAAGTTCGCGGCCGCCGAGGCGGGGATAGCCGCCCTCGACCAAGCCATCCAGACCCACGGTGGCAATGGGCTATCTACCGAGTACGGCCTGGCCACCCTCTGGGGACCGATGCGGCTTATGCGGACGGCGCCGATCAGTCGGGAGATGATCCTCAACTATGTCGCCCGGCACAGCCTCGGCCTGCCCAGTTCCTACTAA
- a CDS encoding phosphate acyltransferase has translation MNKAVVVPHGIGTAWRDVKNVSSSKRVLFYEGEDTRMLRAAIAAADAGLCRPVVLGRVSEMLTTARGLGLDLSAVEMRDVNDEVSLDNQVDEYGRPCHRVGLDTEFLSSRAHASALLVRSGWVDAAIGGARTSSADILGAGMSCIGLAPGRTTVSGAVFLDTQRPDVGSGGTLAFADAVVTPMPTVEQLVDIAAATAHSWRSLMRTEPRIGFLSFSTKGSSKSRHVDRVRDALRLFQRTFPDEVVDGELQFDAAVSGAVAARKSASGAVGGSANVLVFPSLDSANIAYKVAEQLGGSKARAFLQGLARPFADVSRGCTVDDIVTTVGMLLYDVLQDRESPGSHCQGEMN, from the coding sequence GTGAATAAGGCCGTGGTGGTGCCTCATGGAATAGGCACTGCATGGAGGGACGTCAAGAACGTGTCCTCGTCGAAGCGAGTCCTCTTTTACGAGGGCGAGGACACGCGGATGCTGAGAGCTGCTATCGCCGCGGCGGACGCGGGGTTGTGCCGTCCGGTGGTGTTAGGTCGCGTGTCTGAGATGCTGACCACTGCCCGTGGCCTCGGCCTGGACCTCAGTGCAGTCGAAATGCGTGACGTGAATGACGAGGTCTCGCTCGACAATCAGGTCGACGAATACGGGCGCCCCTGCCATAGGGTCGGCCTCGACACTGAGTTCTTGTCGAGTCGTGCCCATGCGAGCGCGCTGCTTGTCCGCTCCGGATGGGTCGACGCGGCCATCGGTGGGGCCCGGACCAGCAGCGCGGACATACTCGGTGCCGGAATGTCCTGTATCGGACTGGCGCCAGGGCGAACCACCGTCAGTGGCGCCGTCTTTCTCGACACCCAGCGGCCGGACGTCGGATCAGGGGGCACACTTGCCTTCGCCGACGCTGTCGTAACTCCCATGCCAACGGTTGAGCAACTCGTGGACATCGCTGCAGCCACGGCCCATTCATGGCGGTCCTTGATGCGGACCGAGCCACGGATTGGATTCCTGTCGTTTTCCACTAAGGGCAGTTCCAAATCCCGGCACGTAGATCGGGTACGGGACGCACTTCGTCTGTTCCAGCGGACTTTCCCCGACGAAGTCGTGGACGGGGAGCTGCAGTTCGACGCGGCTGTGTCTGGTGCCGTTGCCGCTCGGAAATCCGCATCAGGAGCGGTGGGAGGCTCGGCGAATGTTCTCGTATTCCCGAGCCTCGACTCGGCCAACATCGCCTACAAGGTGGCGGAACAGCTTGGGGGTTCCAAGGCACGAGCCTTCCTACAAGGGCTCGCTCGGCCATTTGCAGACGTCTCAAGGGGATGCACTGTGGACGACATCGTGACCACTGTTGGAATGCTGCTATACGACGTACTGCAGGACCGAGAGTCCCCGGGATCCCACTGTCAAGGAGAGATGAATTGA
- a CDS encoding ATP-binding protein gives MKMMLVANRGEIARRIFRTCREMGIATAAVYSDADADALHVSEADVAVRLPGVTPAETYLDPDLLVAAALAVGADAVHPGYGFLSENAAFARACTDKGLTFVGPPAEAIAAMGSKLTAKAMMADAGVPTLPWVDVSDLEEDELRKVAEDIGYPLLVKASSGGGGRGMRQVLDGHGLIDAVTAAKREAAAAFSDATVFLERLVVQPRHVEVQVLADSHGSVAALFERDCSIQRRYQKIIEESPSPAVDDALRERMGSAAVLAARAVGYVGAGTVEFVMDGDGHYYFLEMNTRLQVEHPVTELVTGIDLVRQQLLVAMGEPLPAEVSEAVITGHAVEARLYAENPVQQFLPQTGTLETFDFDTLPGVRIDSGVDSGSSISQYYDPMVAKVISWAPSRTEAIRKLSTVLAGARIHGLVTNRDLLVRILRHPEFLAGDTDTGFLVRHPPAELGRPLANPDADRLHAVVASLALLAQKRANASVQQTVPAGWRNNPSQMQNVTFEVAEDQYRVDYVLAHGAVLARVNNEDVPELLLRTLAPGRVTLEIAGVRTAFEVTLSGDAAASCIVHVDSRLGYTRLIREPRFGAPSAADAGGSLTAPMPGSVVRVLVEVGEDVIAGQPLLVLEAMKMEHTVTSPYPGLVQEVAVHQGAAVRDGEVLVVLEREDK, from the coding sequence ATGAAGATGATGCTGGTCGCAAACCGGGGAGAGATTGCGCGGCGAATCTTCCGCACCTGTCGTGAGATGGGCATTGCCACGGCTGCGGTCTACTCCGACGCCGACGCGGACGCACTCCACGTTTCAGAGGCGGATGTAGCCGTGCGGCTGCCCGGCGTGACACCGGCGGAGACCTACCTAGACCCTGACCTCCTGGTGGCTGCCGCCCTCGCTGTGGGCGCGGACGCCGTTCATCCAGGGTACGGATTCCTCTCCGAGAACGCCGCCTTCGCCCGTGCCTGCACCGATAAGGGGCTGACGTTCGTCGGTCCCCCCGCGGAGGCGATCGCAGCTATGGGATCCAAGCTCACCGCCAAGGCGATGATGGCGGACGCCGGCGTCCCGACGCTGCCGTGGGTTGACGTGTCCGACCTCGAAGAGGACGAGCTCCGAAAGGTCGCGGAAGATATCGGCTACCCACTACTGGTCAAGGCGTCGTCCGGTGGCGGGGGGCGAGGCATGCGTCAGGTGCTCGACGGACATGGGTTGATCGATGCCGTCACGGCCGCCAAGCGCGAGGCCGCAGCCGCCTTCAGCGACGCGACCGTGTTCCTCGAGCGACTTGTCGTCCAACCTCGCCACGTCGAGGTCCAAGTACTGGCCGACTCTCATGGCAGCGTGGCCGCTCTGTTTGAACGGGACTGTTCGATCCAGCGTCGATACCAGAAGATCATCGAGGAGAGCCCCTCACCCGCAGTCGACGACGCACTGCGCGAGCGGATGGGTAGTGCCGCAGTATTGGCCGCGCGAGCCGTTGGCTATGTGGGCGCGGGGACCGTGGAATTCGTGATGGATGGGGACGGACACTACTACTTCCTGGAGATGAACACGCGTCTGCAGGTCGAGCACCCGGTCACCGAGCTCGTTACCGGTATCGATCTGGTCCGGCAACAACTCTTGGTCGCCATGGGAGAGCCGCTTCCCGCCGAAGTATCGGAGGCAGTGATCACCGGTCATGCCGTGGAGGCGAGGCTCTACGCCGAGAACCCGGTGCAGCAGTTCCTGCCCCAGACCGGGACGCTCGAGACGTTCGACTTCGACACATTGCCAGGAGTGCGCATTGACAGCGGCGTGGACTCCGGATCATCGATCAGCCAGTACTACGACCCCATGGTGGCAAAGGTGATCTCCTGGGCGCCCAGCCGCACCGAAGCGATCCGCAAGCTCAGCACGGTACTCGCGGGCGCCCGGATCCACGGGCTGGTGACGAACCGGGACCTCCTGGTTCGGATCCTCCGGCACCCAGAGTTTCTGGCCGGCGACACCGATACGGGGTTTCTAGTTCGCCATCCGCCTGCAGAACTCGGTAGGCCGCTGGCCAATCCGGACGCAGACCGGTTACATGCGGTGGTGGCCAGCCTGGCTCTTCTCGCCCAGAAGCGAGCCAATGCCTCGGTCCAGCAGACCGTTCCCGCGGGATGGCGGAACAACCCCTCCCAGATGCAGAACGTCACCTTCGAGGTGGCAGAGGACCAGTACCGGGTTGACTATGTGCTCGCTCATGGCGCCGTTCTCGCGCGCGTAAACAACGAGGACGTTCCAGAGCTGCTGCTCCGAACACTGGCCCCCGGACGGGTGACCCTGGAAATCGCCGGCGTGCGCACCGCTTTTGAAGTCACTCTCTCTGGAGATGCCGCCGCCTCTTGCATCGTCCATGTGGACAGTCGGCTGGGATACACCCGGCTGATTCGGGAGCCGCGATTCGGGGCGCCGAGCGCGGCAGACGCAGGTGGCTCGCTCACGGCGCCCATGCCGGGCAGCGTCGTACGCGTCCTGGTTGAAGTCGGCGAGGACGTCATTGCCGGCCAGCCACTCCTGGTCCTGGAAGCGATGAAGATGGAGCACACAGTAACGAGCCCCTACCCGGGTCTTGTCCAGGAGGTCGCAGTCCACCAGGGAGCAGCAGTCCGCGACGGGGAGGTGCTCGTGGTTCTCGAGCGGGAGGACAAGTAG
- a CDS encoding AtuA-related protein, with product MRLIDIAHAKSGDKGDSVNIGLIARDRSNYALLAREVTADRVAEHFAGICLGEVRRYELPNLGALNFVLESALGGGGTASLRVDAQGKAMGEALLLMEIDA from the coding sequence ATGAGACTCATCGACATCGCGCATGCCAAGTCTGGGGACAAAGGCGACTCTGTCAATATCGGCCTTATCGCACGCGATCGCTCGAATTATGCGCTGCTCGCGCGAGAGGTGACCGCCGATCGCGTGGCGGAGCACTTTGCGGGTATCTGCCTCGGCGAGGTTCGGCGGTACGAACTGCCGAACCTCGGGGCGCTCAATTTCGTTTTGGAGTCTGCGCTCGGCGGGGGAGGCACGGCTTCGCTACGGGTGGACGCTCAAGGGAAGGCGATGGGTGAGGCGTTACTGCTGATGGAGATCGATGCCTGA
- a CDS encoding TetR/AcrR family transcriptional regulator produces MTEGASGERKALRQARRRKEILAAAAEEFATCGYHEASLRRVGERVGLSKPSLYYYVSSKSDLLAELLSDAIETQPIEVEQGEPSERLRAFVHTHVSRVVNTVAGRALAENSAVLMSRSAAPGLAEARRHYEDVLMSILKAGIEAGEFRDVPLRPVVKFIFGGLNSLPQWYEPDGKISLDRMVDDIMAILLAGVLNSDD; encoded by the coding sequence GTGACTGAGGGTGCAAGTGGAGAACGCAAGGCGCTACGGCAAGCCCGCCGGCGGAAGGAGATCCTCGCCGCGGCCGCGGAGGAATTTGCCACCTGTGGCTATCACGAGGCGAGTTTGCGTCGAGTCGGCGAGCGGGTCGGGCTTTCGAAGCCCAGTCTCTACTACTACGTCTCATCCAAGAGCGACCTGCTTGCTGAGTTGCTGAGCGACGCGATCGAGACTCAGCCGATCGAGGTTGAACAGGGCGAGCCATCCGAGCGTTTGCGAGCTTTCGTCCATACGCACGTGAGCCGTGTGGTGAACACGGTGGCAGGTAGGGCCTTGGCCGAGAACAGTGCGGTGCTGATGTCTAGGTCGGCCGCGCCTGGGCTGGCCGAGGCTCGGCGACATTACGAGGACGTCCTGATGTCGATCCTAAAGGCTGGCATTGAGGCTGGTGAGTTCCGGGACGTGCCACTGCGACCCGTAGTCAAGTTCATCTTCGGGGGACTCAACTCGCTTCCGCAGTGGTACGAGCCCGACGGGAAGATCTCCCTCGATCGGATGGTCGACGACATCATGGCGATCCTGTTGGCGGGTGTTCTCAATAGCGACGATTAG
- a CDS encoding acyclic terpene utilization AtuA family protein codes for MKTVRVANGQAFWGDSPAAPVAQVRGGVIDYLTLDYLAEITMSVLRKQYERDATAGYARDFVGLMSEIMRECLERNIKVVANAGGINPEACARALLDVAAVQGVRGLRVGVVTGDDIMGQLDDLIRVGVSLQNLENGDRFDTVRDRIASANAYLGAEPIARALAEGANVVITGRCTDPGLVLGPLVHEFGWQWDDWDLLSAGTIAGHIIECGAQASGGNFQGGWEKMPDLAHVGYPIIEARADGTFIVTKHPGTGGAVTTATVTEQLLYELGDPTAYLSPDVTADFTSIRLREVGEDRVEVSGARGNSPTDSLKVSMAYPDGFRGSAMITWAWPDAVAKAELADSILRTRLDELGLSFRQIRTDLVGYNSVHGPLTPPASDPTEVVLRVSVWAEDERTVRRFAAEIAPLVMGPPGFTGLLAGGRIQPSRVMAYWPALIPKSAVDPQVTIWERV; via the coding sequence TTGAAGACGGTCAGGGTCGCGAACGGGCAAGCCTTCTGGGGCGACAGTCCCGCGGCGCCGGTAGCCCAGGTTAGAGGTGGCGTCATCGACTACCTGACTCTAGATTACCTGGCGGAAATCACCATGTCGGTGCTCCGGAAACAGTATGAGCGCGACGCGACTGCCGGGTACGCCAGGGATTTCGTCGGGCTGATGTCTGAAATCATGCGGGAGTGCCTAGAGCGAAATATTAAGGTAGTAGCCAATGCTGGTGGGATAAATCCGGAAGCTTGTGCCCGGGCCCTGCTCGACGTTGCCGCGGTACAAGGAGTCCGCGGTCTGCGTGTCGGTGTCGTCACGGGCGACGACATCATGGGGCAGTTGGACGACCTGATCCGGGTCGGGGTGTCCCTGCAAAACTTGGAAAATGGTGATCGGTTCGACACGGTCAGAGACCGGATAGCCAGCGCGAATGCGTATTTGGGGGCCGAGCCAATCGCGCGTGCTCTCGCTGAAGGTGCGAACGTCGTGATCACCGGACGTTGCACCGACCCCGGACTCGTACTAGGGCCGCTGGTGCATGAATTTGGTTGGCAGTGGGACGACTGGGACCTGCTAAGCGCGGGCACCATCGCCGGCCACATTATTGAGTGCGGGGCCCAAGCCAGCGGCGGGAACTTCCAGGGTGGTTGGGAGAAGATGCCCGACTTGGCTCATGTCGGCTACCCAATCATCGAGGCTCGCGCGGACGGAACCTTCATCGTTACCAAGCACCCCGGAACGGGTGGGGCCGTCACGACCGCGACCGTGACCGAACAGCTGCTGTACGAGCTCGGAGACCCCACCGCGTACCTGTCGCCCGACGTGACGGCGGACTTCACGAGTATTCGGCTGCGCGAGGTGGGTGAGGACCGCGTCGAGGTGTCAGGAGCGCGAGGCAACTCACCGACGGACTCGCTCAAAGTGTCGATGGCCTATCCGGATGGATTCCGGGGTTCCGCGATGATCACCTGGGCTTGGCCGGACGCGGTCGCCAAGGCGGAGTTGGCGGATTCCATCCTGCGGACCCGGCTGGACGAATTGGGCCTATCCTTCCGTCAGATCCGCACCGATCTCGTCGGCTACAACTCCGTTCACGGCCCTCTCACGCCGCCAGCATCGGATCCGACTGAAGTCGTCTTGCGGGTCTCGGTGTGGGCGGAGGACGAGCGTACGGTACGCAGGTTCGCGGCCGAGATCGCTCCTTTGGTAATGGGCCCGCCTGGGTTCACCGGCCTGCTGGCCGGTGGTCGGATTCAGCCAAGCCGGGTGATGGCCTACTGGCCGGCTCTGATCCCCAAGAGTGCGGTCGATCCTCAGGTGACTATTTGGGAGCGGGTATGA